A single region of the Pseudomonas mandelii genome encodes:
- the tssF gene encoding type VI secretion system baseplate subunit TssF — MSFNHYYQSELTALRQLGRRFAERSPALAPFLGQAGRDPDVERLLEGFAFLTGRLRQKLDDELPELSHSLMHLLWPNYMRPLPAFSILQFDPLKRSGPALMVERDTPVESVPIDDVRCRFRTCYPTEVLPLDLAALNYSVKGDGSLLSLRLEMSADGHLGELELSRLRLHFAGERYISQMLYLSLLRNLEGIELIPLDGAGKPINGVNGMPMAFKMPGDRVQPVGFAEEEALIPYPLNTFRGYRYLQEYFAFQDKFLFVDVNGLDMLKALPEDTLKQMRGLELRFDIRKSGIMRMRPTLDNVKLYCTPIVNLFKHDALPIRLDGKQDEYLLLPAEFDLQNCGVFSVETVTGWKPGGLGYQEYVPFESFEHDPSFDVPNSRPHYSIRQRSSLLHDGLDTYLSFGIRHTEAHETLSIELMCTNQNLPKKLKLGDISMACEDTPEFLSFRNITPATPSYAPPLNRDFLWKLISNMSLNYLSLADVNALKVILETYDLPRYYDQHAEKVSKRLLGGLKSIKHKHVDRLHRGLPVRGLRTELTIDPEGYIGEGDLFVFASVLNEFFALYASLNSYHELRVKSTQGEVYQWTPRMGLQPLL, encoded by the coding sequence GAGCGGTTGCTTGAGGGCTTCGCGTTCCTGACCGGGCGCCTGCGCCAGAAGCTCGATGACGAGTTGCCGGAGCTGAGCCATTCGCTGATGCACTTGCTGTGGCCGAACTACATGCGGCCGTTGCCGGCGTTCAGCATTTTGCAGTTCGATCCGTTGAAGCGTTCGGGTCCCGCGTTGATGGTCGAGCGCGACACGCCAGTCGAGAGTGTGCCAATCGACGACGTGCGTTGCCGTTTCCGCACGTGCTACCCGACCGAAGTCTTGCCGCTGGATCTGGCTGCGCTGAATTACTCGGTGAAGGGCGACGGCTCGCTGTTGAGCCTGCGTCTGGAGATGAGCGCTGACGGTCATCTCGGTGAATTGGAGCTGAGCCGCCTGCGGCTGCACTTCGCCGGCGAGCGTTACATCAGCCAGATGCTCTACCTCAGCCTGCTGCGCAATCTGGAAGGCATCGAGCTGATCCCGCTGGACGGCGCCGGCAAGCCCATCAACGGCGTCAACGGCATGCCGATGGCGTTCAAGATGCCCGGCGACCGCGTGCAGCCGGTGGGTTTCGCCGAAGAAGAAGCGTTGATCCCGTATCCGCTGAATACCTTCCGTGGCTATCGCTACTTGCAGGAATACTTCGCTTTCCAGGACAAATTCCTGTTCGTCGACGTCAACGGCCTGGACATGCTCAAGGCATTGCCGGAAGACACGCTCAAGCAAATGCGCGGCCTCGAGTTGCGCTTCGACATTCGCAAGAGCGGCATCATGCGCATGCGCCCGACGCTGGACAACGTGAAGCTCTACTGCACGCCGATCGTCAACCTGTTCAAGCACGACGCGCTGCCGATCCGCCTCGACGGCAAGCAAGACGAATACCTGCTGCTGCCCGCCGAATTCGATTTGCAGAACTGCGGCGTGTTCTCGGTGGAAACGGTCACGGGATGGAAGCCCGGCGGCCTCGGTTATCAGGAATACGTGCCGTTCGAATCGTTCGAGCACGACCCGAGCTTCGACGTGCCCAACAGCCGTCCGCATTACAGCATCCGCCAGCGTTCGTCGCTGTTGCACGACGGCCTCGACACCTACCTGAGCTTCGGCATCCGCCACACCGAAGCCCACGAAACCCTGTCGATCGAGCTGATGTGCACCAACCAGAATCTGCCCAAAAAGCTCAAGCTCGGCGACATCAGCATGGCCTGCGAAGACACGCCGGAGTTCCTGAGCTTCCGCAACATCACCCCGGCCACACCCAGTTACGCGCCGCCGCTGAACCGCGACTTTCTCTGGAAGCTGATCAGCAACATGTCGCTCAACTACCTGTCGCTGGCCGACGTCAACGCGTTGAAGGTGATTCTGGAAACCTACGACCTGCCGCGCTACTACGACCAACACGCTGAAAAAGTCAGCAAACGCCTGCTCGGCGGGCTCAAGTCGATCAAGCACAAACACGTCGACCGGTTGCACCGAGGGTTACCGGTTCGCGGGTTGCGCACCGAACTGACCATCGACCCGGAAGGGTATATCGGCGAGGGCGACCTGTTCGTTTTCGCCTCGGTTCTTAACGAGTTTTTCGCGCTTTACGCCAGTCTCAATTCGTACCACGAGCTGCGAGTAAAAAGCACACAGGGAGAGGTGTACCAATGGACACCACGTATGGGCCTTCAGCCGCTTCTTTAA
- the tssG gene encoding type VI secretion system baseplate subunit TssG — MDTTYGPSAASLSGLTRGIREYSLFQAVLLVVDRLREAHPHLSQDDLYDQLEFQANPSLGFPGSDVDRVEFFHEHGQMRARLRFNLIGLVGSGSPLPAFYGEQALGDSEDGNPTRNFLDLFHHRLQRLMLPIWRKYRYRASFESGALDPFSSQLFALIGLGGEEIRKAQELNWKRLLPYLGLLSLRAHSAALIEAVLRYYFKHAELTIEQCIERRVEILDEQRNRLGRANSLLGEDLVLGEHVRDRSGKFRIHIRELDWQRFHEFLPIGFGYQPLCALVRFTLRDPLDYDIRLVLRQEEIRELRIGEQNACRLGWTSWLGREKADGVVTLGSKIH; from the coding sequence ATGGACACCACGTATGGGCCTTCAGCCGCTTCTTTAAGCGGGCTGACCCGAGGAATACGCGAGTACTCGCTGTTTCAGGCCGTGCTGCTGGTGGTTGACCGGCTGCGCGAGGCCCACCCGCACCTGAGCCAGGACGATCTGTACGATCAGCTCGAATTCCAGGCCAACCCGAGCCTGGGTTTCCCTGGCAGCGACGTCGATCGCGTGGAGTTTTTCCACGAGCACGGGCAGATGCGCGCGCGCCTGCGTTTCAACCTGATCGGCCTGGTCGGTTCCGGCTCGCCACTGCCGGCGTTCTACGGTGAACAGGCCCTGGGCGACAGCGAAGACGGCAACCCGACCCGCAACTTCCTCGACCTGTTCCACCATCGCCTGCAACGGCTGATGCTGCCGATCTGGCGCAAGTACCGCTACCGCGCCAGTTTCGAGAGCGGCGCGCTCGATCCGTTTTCTTCCCAGCTTTTTGCCCTGATCGGCCTTGGCGGCGAAGAGATCCGCAAGGCCCAGGAACTGAACTGGAAACGTCTGCTGCCGTACCTCGGTTTGCTCAGTTTGCGGGCGCACTCGGCGGCGCTGATCGAAGCGGTGCTGCGTTACTACTTCAAGCACGCTGAACTGACCATCGAGCAGTGCATCGAGCGTCGCGTGGAGATTCTCGACGAGCAGCGCAATCGTCTGGGCCGCGCCAACAGCCTGCTTGGCGAAGACCTGGTGCTGGGCGAGCACGTGCGCGACCGCAGCGGAAAATTCCGCATCCACATCCGCGAGCTCGACTGGCAGCGCTTCCACGAATTCCTGCCGATCGGTTTCGGCTACCAGCCGCTGTGCGCGCTGGTGCGGTTCACCCTGCGTGACCCGCTCGATTACGACATTCGCCTGGTGCTGCGCCAGGAAGAAATCCGCGAACTGCGCATCGGTGAGCAAAACGCCTGTCGCCTGGGATGGACCAGTTGGCTGGGCCGCGAAAAAGCGGACGGCGTGGTTACCCTGGGCAGCAAAATTCATTAA
- the tssH gene encoding type VI secretion system ATPase TssH, translating to MINVDLQQLIQALDAETRRDLESSAERCVARGGSKILVEDLLLGLLERPQGLLARALQDAEVDAGELSAALQSRVEHSASRNPVFAPELVQWLQDALLVANLELGQSQVEQAALILALLRNPMRYAGSRYQSLLAKLNIERLKEFALSQKEQPATGKPAVPGESLLERFTHNLTQQARDGKLDPVLCRDGAIRQMVDILARRRKNNPIVVGEAGVGKTAIVEGLASRIAAGEVPQVLKGVELLSLDMGLLQAGASVKGEFERRLKGVIDEVKASPKPIILFIDEAHTLIGAGGNAGGSDAANLLKPALARGELRTIAATTWAEYKKYFEKDPALARRFQPVQLHEPTVSEAVTILRGLAQVYEKSHGIYLRDDAVVAAAELSARYLAGRQLPDKAVDVLDTACARVRISLAAAPESLERLRGELAEGGRQRQALRRDAEAGLLIDHEALDALEDRLATAEEEMVALETLWTEQKELAERLLDLRQQLAKAREAAAVEPTVTVEEDAEGTVIETLPVDEAHSVETLEAALNETHKALTELQVKERLVSFEVCPRLVAEVISAWTGVPLAQLAREHNAKVASFATDLRTRIRGQEQAVHALDRSMRATAAGLNKPDAPVGVFLLVGPSGVGKTETALALADLLYGGDRFITTINMSEFQEKHTVSRLIGAPPGYVGYGEGGMLTEAVRQKPYSVVLLDEVEKADPDVLNLFYQIFDKGVANDGEGREIDFRNTLILMTSNLGSDRISELCENGARPSAEVLEETIRPVLSKHFKPALLARMRVVPYYPVGGPVLRELIEIKLDRLGERLNRRQLDFTYSQDLVDHLAERCTQSDSGARLIDHLLDLHVLPLVADRLLDAMATGESLKRVHATLDGGASVTCEFA from the coding sequence ATGATCAACGTAGACCTGCAACAACTTATCCAGGCGCTGGACGCCGAAACCCGTCGTGACCTGGAAAGTTCGGCCGAACGTTGCGTCGCCCGTGGCGGCAGCAAAATCCTCGTCGAAGACTTGCTGCTCGGCCTGCTGGAGCGCCCGCAAGGCCTGCTCGCACGCGCGCTGCAAGACGCCGAAGTGGATGCCGGCGAACTGAGCGCCGCGTTGCAATCGCGGGTCGAGCACAGCGCCTCGCGCAACCCGGTGTTCGCCCCGGAACTGGTGCAGTGGCTGCAAGATGCGTTGCTGGTGGCCAACCTTGAACTGGGCCAGAGCCAGGTCGAGCAAGCCGCGTTGATCCTCGCGCTGCTGCGCAACCCGATGCGCTACGCCGGCAGCCGCTACCAGTCGTTGCTGGCCAAGCTGAACATCGAGCGCCTGAAAGAATTCGCCCTGTCGCAGAAAGAACAACCGGCCACCGGCAAGCCTGCCGTGCCGGGCGAATCGCTGCTGGAGCGCTTCACGCACAACCTCACTCAACAAGCCCGCGACGGCAAACTCGACCCGGTGCTGTGCCGCGATGGCGCGATTCGCCAAATGGTCGACATCCTCGCCCGCCGTCGCAAAAACAACCCGATCGTGGTCGGTGAAGCCGGTGTCGGTAAAACCGCCATCGTCGAAGGCCTGGCCTCGCGCATTGCTGCCGGTGAAGTCCCGCAAGTGCTCAAAGGTGTCGAGTTGCTGTCGTTGGACATGGGCCTGTTGCAGGCCGGCGCCAGCGTCAAAGGTGAATTTGAACGTCGCCTCAAAGGCGTGATCGACGAAGTCAAAGCCTCGCCGAAACCGATCATTCTGTTCATCGACGAAGCGCACACGCTGATCGGCGCGGGCGGCAATGCCGGCGGTTCCGACGCAGCCAACCTGCTCAAGCCAGCCCTGGCCCGCGGCGAATTGCGCACCATCGCCGCCACCACCTGGGCGGAGTACAAAAAATACTTCGAAAAAGACCCGGCCCTGGCCCGTCGCTTCCAGCCGGTGCAACTGCACGAACCGACCGTCAGCGAAGCGGTGACCATCCTCCGTGGCCTGGCTCAGGTGTACGAGAAGAGCCACGGCATCTACCTGCGCGATGACGCGGTGGTGGCGGCGGCGGAATTGTCGGCACGTTACCTCGCGGGCCGTCAGCTGCCGGACAAAGCCGTCGACGTCCTCGACACCGCTTGCGCCCGTGTGCGCATCAGCCTCGCCGCCGCCCCGGAAAGCCTCGAACGCCTGCGTGGTGAACTGGCTGAAGGTGGCCGTCAGCGTCAGGCCCTGCGCCGTGATGCCGAGGCCGGTTTGCTGATCGATCACGAAGCGCTGGACGCGTTGGAAGATCGCCTGGCCACCGCCGAAGAGGAAATGGTCGCACTGGAAACCCTGTGGACCGAACAGAAAGAATTGGCCGAACGCTTGCTGGATCTGCGTCAGCAACTGGCCAAGGCCCGTGAAGCAGCAGCCGTCGAGCCAACCGTCACGGTTGAAGAAGACGCCGAAGGCACCGTGATCGAAACGCTGCCGGTGGACGAGGCGCACAGCGTTGAAACCCTGGAAGCCGCACTCAATGAAACGCACAAAGCCCTGACCGAGCTGCAGGTCAAAGAACGTCTGGTGAGCTTCGAAGTGTGCCCGCGTCTGGTCGCCGAAGTGATCAGCGCCTGGACCGGCGTGCCATTGGCTCAACTGGCCCGCGAGCACAACGCCAAAGTCGCGAGCTTCGCCACCGATTTGCGCACCCGCATTCGTGGTCAGGAACAAGCCGTTCACGCGCTGGACCGCTCGATGCGCGCCACCGCTGCCGGCCTGAACAAACCGGATGCGCCGGTTGGCGTGTTCCTGCTGGTCGGCCCGAGCGGCGTCGGCAAGACCGAAACCGCGCTGGCCCTGGCCGACTTGCTGTACGGCGGTGATCGTTTCATCACCACCATCAACATGTCCGAGTTCCAGGAGAAACACACCGTCTCGCGCCTGATCGGCGCACCGCCGGGCTACGTTGGTTATGGCGAGGGCGGCATGCTCACCGAAGCCGTGCGCCAGAAACCGTACTCGGTCGTGTTGCTCGATGAAGTCGAGAAGGCCGACCCGGACGTGCTGAACCTGTTCTACCAAATCTTCGACAAAGGCGTGGCCAACGACGGCGAAGGGCGCGAGATCGACTTCCGAAACACGTTGATTCTGATGACCTCGAACCTGGGCAGCGACCGCATCAGCGAACTCTGCGAAAACGGCGCACGGCCGAGTGCCGAAGTGCTTGAAGAAACCATCCGCCCGGTGCTCAGCAAACACTTCAAACCGGCGCTGCTGGCGCGGATGCGCGTGGTGCCTTACTACCCGGTCGGTGGCCCGGTGCTGCGCGAGCTGATCGAAATCAAACTCGATCGTCTGGGCGAGCGCCTGAACCGTCGCCAGCTGGATTTCACCTACTCGCAAGACCTCGTCGATCACCTGGCCGAACGTTGCACCCAAAGCGACAGCGGTGCGCGTTTGATCGACCACTTGCTCGACCTGCACGTGCTGCCGCTGGTGGCCGACCGTTTGCTCGATGCGATGGCCACGGGTGAAAGCCTCAAGCGTGTCCACGCGACGCTCGACGGTGGCGCCAGCGTGACGTGCGAGTTCGCCTGA
- a CDS encoding sigma-54 interaction domain-containing protein: protein MFTQVPQPLVYAEALLAQFASLSRAADGAALLGDFVRGLAELSGCELTQLYLLDATHTCLGMNAECLNGILQPREAASLPADYNGEQLLQFALCQNRVVSLSELSGSLHETSFLPPQATPWQSLLCVPLVNQQKAVEGLLLCASRRHVDLQGFADSLAQLGSFVLGQLHLLQRLRQPAGETRPLKASVPSASGYGLIGKSKAMRETYSLISKVLHSPYTVLLRGETGTGKEVVARAIHDCGPRRSQAFIVQNCAAFPENLLESELFGYRKGAFTGADRDRAGLFDAANGGTLLLDEIGDMPLSLQAKLLRVLQEGEIRPLGSNDTHKIDVRIIAATHRDLSVLVSEGKFREDLYYRLAQFPIELPALRQREGDILDLARHFADKACSFLQRDAVRWSDAALDHLSGYAFPGNVRELKGLVERAVLLCEGGELLAEHFSLRMEAMPEDNSLNLRERLEQVERSLLLDCLRKNDGNQTLAARELGLPRRTLLYRLGRLNINLGDFDG from the coding sequence ATGTTCACTCAAGTGCCGCAACCGCTGGTGTATGCCGAAGCCTTGCTGGCGCAATTCGCCAGCCTGTCGCGCGCAGCGGACGGTGCTGCGCTGCTGGGTGACTTCGTGCGCGGGTTGGCCGAGCTCAGTGGTTGCGAATTGACGCAGCTGTACCTGCTGGACGCGACTCACACGTGCCTGGGGATGAACGCCGAGTGCCTCAACGGCATCCTGCAACCCCGGGAAGCGGCGAGCCTGCCGGCGGATTACAACGGTGAACAACTGCTGCAATTCGCCCTGTGCCAGAACCGCGTAGTGAGCCTCAGCGAGTTGAGCGGCAGCCTGCACGAAACCAGCTTTTTGCCGCCACAGGCCACGCCTTGGCAGTCGCTGTTGTGCGTGCCGCTGGTCAATCAGCAGAAAGCCGTCGAAGGCTTGCTGCTGTGCGCCAGTCGCCGGCACGTCGACCTGCAAGGCTTTGCCGATTCCCTCGCTCAACTGGGTTCGTTCGTGCTGGGCCAACTGCATCTGTTGCAGCGTTTGCGCCAGCCGGCGGGTGAGACGAGACCGTTGAAGGCCAGCGTCCCGAGCGCCAGCGGTTATGGCCTGATCGGCAAGAGCAAGGCCATGCGCGAGACGTATTCGCTGATCAGCAAAGTCCTGCACAGCCCGTACACCGTGCTGCTGCGCGGCGAAACCGGTACCGGCAAGGAAGTGGTCGCACGCGCCATCCACGACTGTGGCCCGCGCCGTTCCCAGGCGTTCATCGTGCAGAACTGCGCGGCGTTCCCCGAGAACCTGCTGGAAAGCGAACTGTTCGGCTACCGCAAAGGCGCGTTCACCGGCGCGGACCGCGACCGTGCCGGGCTGTTCGACGCGGCCAATGGCGGCACCTTGTTGCTCGATGAAATCGGTGACATGCCGCTGTCCCTGCAAGCCAAGCTGTTGCGGGTTTTGCAGGAAGGCGAGATTCGTCCGCTGGGTTCCAACGACACCCACAAGATCGACGTGCGCATCATTGCCGCGACGCACCGGGATTTGTCGGTGCTGGTCAGCGAAGGCAAATTCCGCGAGGACTTGTACTACCGCCTCGCGCAATTCCCGATCGAGCTCCCGGCCCTGCGCCAGCGCGAAGGCGACATCCTCGACCTGGCCCGGCATTTCGCCGACAAGGCGTGCTCGTTCTTGCAGCGCGATGCGGTGCGTTGGTCCGATGCGGCACTGGATCACCTATCCGGCTATGCGTTCCCCGGCAACGTGCGCGAACTCAAAGGCCTGGTCGAACGCGCGGTGTTGCTGTGCGAGGGCGGTGAGTTGCTGGCCGAGCATTTCTCCCTGCGCATGGAGGCCATGCCCGAAGACAACAGCCTGAACCTGCGCGAACGCCTGGAGCAGGTCGAACGCAGCCTGTTGCTCGATTGCCTGCGCAAAAACGACGGCAACCAGACCCTCGCCGCCCGCGAACTCGGCCTGCCACGCCGCACGCTGCTTTATCGCCTTGGGCGCCTGAATATCAACCTGGGGGATTTCGATGGTTAA
- the tagH gene encoding type VI secretion system-associated FHA domain protein TagH encodes MELVFEMLNTKQFVPTDLCQKTFKQAGGVIGRGEDCDWIIPDRKRHLSNHHALISYREGTFFLTDTSSNGIQDSESGARLRKGEAMRIEHGSVYVLGDFEIRARLVRDPATFDVEVGRPQAAGSIIPDDAFLDLDPLNALDQQERVYSEIDELISPSTTIEDTRQRADYARIDMESLMVPELINAPAEPAPAPPPKAVERQSEGFWEHFGAALGVDLKGLDHDAREAMALNAARLLKQSVGGLQQSLRTRSELKNELRLAQTTVQGTHKNPLKFAVDAGEALGILLQPNKPGQMPPEQAISRAFRDLQAHQVALLTASRAAVRGTLEHFSPQQLTLRFERDNKPLLATSGSRWRAYGRYHQALRQDDDWSERLLARDFAQAYEEQIRLISTLHTDHQG; translated from the coding sequence ATGGAACTGGTTTTCGAAATGCTGAACACCAAGCAATTCGTGCCCACGGATTTGTGCCAGAAGACCTTCAAACAGGCTGGTGGCGTGATTGGCCGGGGCGAGGACTGCGACTGGATCATCCCTGACCGCAAGCGTCACCTGTCCAACCACCACGCGTTGATCAGCTACCGCGAAGGCACGTTTTTCCTGACCGATACCAGCAGCAACGGTATCCAGGACAGCGAGAGCGGCGCGCGCCTGCGCAAGGGCGAAGCGATGCGCATCGAGCACGGCAGCGTGTACGTGCTGGGTGATTTCGAGATCCGTGCGCGACTGGTCCGCGATCCGGCGACCTTCGACGTCGAAGTCGGCCGTCCGCAAGCGGCCGGCAGCATCATTCCGGACGATGCGTTCCTCGACCTCGATCCGCTGAACGCTCTCGATCAGCAAGAGCGCGTGTATTCGGAAATCGACGAACTGATCTCCCCGAGCACGACCATTGAGGACACCCGTCAGCGCGCCGACTACGCCCGCATCGACATGGAAAGCCTGATGGTCCCGGAGCTGATCAACGCCCCGGCCGAGCCAGCCCCTGCTCCACCGCCCAAAGCGGTCGAGCGTCAGAGCGAAGGTTTCTGGGAGCACTTCGGCGCCGCGCTGGGCGTGGACCTCAAAGGCCTCGACCACGACGCCCGCGAAGCCATGGCGCTGAACGCTGCGCGCTTGCTCAAGCAGAGCGTCGGCGGGTTGCAGCAGAGCCTGCGCACCCGCAGCGAACTGAAAAACGAACTGCGACTGGCCCAGACCACGGTGCAAGGCACTCACAAGAACCCGCTGAAATTCGCCGTCGATGCCGGCGAAGCGCTGGGCATTTTGTTGCAGCCGAACAAGCCGGGCCAGATGCCGCCCGAGCAAGCGATCTCCCGTGCGTTCCGTGATTTGCAGGCGCATCAGGTGGCATTGCTGACCGCCAGCCGCGCCGCCGTTCGCGGCACGCTGGAACACTTCTCGCCGCAGCAACTGACCCTGCGTTTCGAGCGCGACAACAAGCCGTTGCTGGCCACATCCGGCAGCCGCTGGAGAGCCTACGGTCGTTATCACCAGGCCCTGCGCCAGGACGATGACTGGAGCGAGCGCCTGCTGGCTCGCGATTTCGCCCAGGCCTACGAAGAACAGATCCGCCTGATTTCCACCCTTCACACCGACCACCAAGGATGA
- the tssJ gene encoding type VI secretion system lipoprotein TssJ: MSRCSTAFFKTLTAFAALVLLAGCSSLSPYSHVTKLNLKLTASDQLNPDLNGRPSPIVVRLFELKHPVTFENADFFSLYERAKESLAPDLVASEELELRPGETVELKLSVEEGSRYVGILAAYRDLPETKWRYTVQITPVEVTDADLTLDQAGIRNSNETLAKADD; the protein is encoded by the coding sequence ATGTCTCGCTGCTCGACCGCTTTTTTCAAGACGCTGACGGCGTTCGCGGCCCTGGTGCTGCTGGCTGGCTGCTCGTCGCTGTCGCCGTATTCCCACGTCACCAAGCTCAACTTGAAGCTCACCGCCAGCGATCAGCTGAACCCGGACCTCAATGGGCGTCCGTCGCCGATCGTCGTCCGCCTGTTCGAGCTCAAGCACCCGGTGACCTTCGAGAACGCTGACTTCTTCAGCCTGTACGAGCGCGCCAAGGAATCCTTGGCCCCGGACCTGGTGGCCAGCGAAGAACTCGAACTGCGCCCGGGCGAAACCGTCGAGCTCAAGCTCAGCGTGGAGGAGGGCAGCCGCTACGTCGGCATCCTCGCCGCCTACCGCGACCTGCCGGAAACCAAATGGCGCTATACGGTGCAAATCACCCCGGTGGAAGTCACCGACGCAGACCTGACCCTCGATCAGGCCGGTATTCGCAACAGCAACGAAACGCTCGCCAAGGCGGATGACTGA
- the tssK gene encoding type VI secretion system baseplate subunit TssK — protein sequence MNSHKVIWQEGMLLRPQHFQHNDRYYEHQMKTRTQLLGSYTWGFLNLEIDLQFLNMGKLVISQASGILPDGSLFELGGNTEPLALDVPPNTGNTPIYLALPLVTGNHIESRRPEQSDVLARYTAYEAEVADSNAGDDSASQVSCGRPDFKLLLGEQQSDQAYVKLKICDVLDTTPDGVISLDPDFVPTYIQAHASSYLLSCLKEVISMLGHRGDTIAERIRSNGKVGGAEVGDFMMLQLINRTELLLRHYLGLEQVHPEELYRTLLTMLGDLATFSSDSKRPRLDSRYQHSDQGASFRKLMEAIRQVLSMVLEQHAIELVLQARQYGIIVSPLHDHKLLGSASFVLAASANCDSEELRHRLPAHLKVGPVERIRQLVNLHLPGIKVKPLPVAPRQIAFHSNKTYFILELSSEDLAQLERSGGFAFHVSGEFAELELKFWAIRN from the coding sequence ATGAATTCCCATAAAGTCATTTGGCAGGAAGGCATGCTGCTGCGTCCGCAGCACTTCCAGCATAACGACCGTTATTACGAGCACCAGATGAAGACCCGCACCCAGTTGCTGGGCAGCTACACCTGGGGCTTCCTCAATCTGGAAATCGATTTGCAGTTCCTCAACATGGGCAAACTGGTGATCAGCCAGGCCTCGGGGATTCTGCCGGACGGCAGTCTGTTCGAACTCGGCGGCAACACCGAGCCGTTGGCCCTCGACGTGCCGCCGAACACCGGCAACACGCCGATCTACCTGGCACTGCCGCTGGTCACCGGCAATCACATCGAGTCCCGCCGCCCGGAGCAATCCGACGTGCTGGCGCGCTATACCGCGTATGAAGCGGAAGTGGCCGACTCCAACGCAGGCGATGACTCCGCCAGCCAGGTCAGCTGTGGCCGCCCGGACTTCAAACTGTTGCTCGGTGAGCAACAGAGCGACCAGGCTTACGTGAAGCTGAAAATCTGCGACGTGCTCGACACCACGCCCGACGGCGTAATCAGCCTCGACCCGGATTTCGTGCCGACCTACATTCAGGCGCATGCCTCCAGCTACTTGCTGTCGTGCCTGAAAGAAGTGATCAGCATGCTCGGTCACCGTGGCGACACCATCGCCGAGCGCATCCGTTCCAACGGCAAGGTCGGTGGCGCGGAAGTCGGCGACTTCATGATGCTGCAACTGATCAACCGCACCGAACTGCTGCTGCGTCACTACCTCGGCCTGGAGCAGGTTCACCCGGAAGAGTTGTACCGCACGCTGCTGACCATGCTCGGCGACTTGGCAACCTTCTCCAGCGACAGTAAACGCCCGCGTCTGGACAGCCGTTACCAGCACAGCGACCAGGGCGCGAGCTTCCGCAAACTGATGGAAGCGATTCGTCAGGTGCTGTCGATGGTGCTCGAACAGCACGCCATCGAACTGGTGCTGCAAGCGCGTCAGTACGGGATCATTGTCTCGCCGTTGCACGACCACAAACTGCTGGGCTCGGCGTCGTTCGTGCTTGCCGCCAGTGCCAACTGCGACTCCGAAGAATTGCGCCACCGCTTGCCGGCGCACCTCAAGGTCGGCCCGGTGGAGCGCATCCGCCAGCTGGTCAACCTGCACCTGCCGGGGATCAAGGTCAAACCGTTGCCGGTGGCACCACGGCAGATCGCGTTCCACTCCAACAAAACCTATTTCATTCTCGAACTCAGTTCCGAAGACCTGGCACAACTCGAGCGCTCCGGCGGCTTCGCGTTCCACGTGTCCGGCGAATTTGCCGAGCTTGAACTGAAATTCTGGGCCATCAGGAACTGA
- the icmH gene encoding type IVB secretion system protein IcmH/DotU, with the protein MIKDMEHNQDDKTVLLDRQGHGPASSPLTDFAAPPRFEQLEERMIYAARLRPAESFNISLNSLVAAASDLLSEVVRLKHSDTREDMYALNERLTAGLKLFEVRALHNGAESSQVMAARYVLCTVVDEAVVTTPWGNESEWSQMSLLSSFHNETFGGEKFFQLLDRLSKNPVKHLPMLELMYLCLSLGFEGKYRVQARGMLELEGIRDALYRQIRQLRGDVPRELSPHWEGLNDQRRSLVRIVPAWMVVLFTVVCLVVMYSGFAWVLGEQRETVLQPFQQLDPAAVQPQSQP; encoded by the coding sequence ATGATCAAGGACATGGAACATAACCAGGACGATAAAACCGTCCTGCTCGACCGCCAGGGCCACGGCCCTGCTTCGAGTCCGCTGACAGACTTCGCTGCACCGCCGCGCTTCGAACAGCTTGAAGAACGGATGATTTATGCCGCGCGCCTGCGCCCGGCGGAATCCTTCAACATCAGCCTCAATTCGCTGGTGGCCGCGGCGTCCGATCTGTTGTCGGAAGTGGTGCGCCTCAAGCACAGCGATACCCGCGAAGACATGTACGCGCTCAACGAGCGCCTGACTGCCGGGCTGAAACTGTTTGAAGTGCGCGCCCTGCACAACGGCGCCGAAAGCAGCCAGGTGATGGCCGCGCGTTACGTGCTCTGCACCGTGGTCGACGAAGCCGTCGTGACCACGCCGTGGGGCAACGAAAGCGAGTGGTCGCAGATGAGCCTGCTCAGCAGCTTCCACAACGAAACCTTCGGTGGCGAGAAGTTCTTCCAGCTGCTGGATCGCCTGTCGAAAAACCCGGTCAAGCACCTGCCGATGCTGGAGCTGATGTACCTGTGCCTGTCCCTCGGTTTCGAAGGCAAATACCGGGTGCAAGCCCGCGGCATGCTCGAACTCGAAGGCATCCGCGACGCCTTGTATCGCCAGATCCGTCAGTTGCGCGGCGATGTGCCTCGTGAGTTGTCGCCGCATTGGGAAGGCTTGAACGATCAGCGCCGCAGCCTGGTGCGCATCGTGCCGGCGTGGATGGTGGTGCTGTTCACCGTGGTCTGCCTGGTGGTGATGTATTCGGGTTTCGCCTGGGTATTGGGCGAGCAACGCGAAACCGTTCTGCAACCTTTTCAGCAGCTAGATCCGGCCGCGGTCCAGCCGCAGTCGCAGCCGTAA